In Pseudomonas sp. R76, one genomic interval encodes:
- a CDS encoding acyl-CoA thioesterase: MEPGNAQLSMTVLMTPDMANFSGNVHGGTLLKYLDEVAYACASRYAGRYVVTLSVDQVIFREPIHVGELVTFLASVNYTGNTSMEVGIKVVTENIRERSVRHTNSCFFTMVAVDDQRKPAAVPPLQPQNSEDKRRFVQAQQRRQIRQELEKRYQEIKADGP; encoded by the coding sequence ATGGAACCCGGAAACGCCCAGCTGTCGATGACGGTATTGATGACCCCTGACATGGCCAACTTCTCAGGCAATGTGCATGGCGGCACCCTGCTCAAGTACCTCGACGAAGTGGCCTACGCCTGTGCGAGCCGTTATGCCGGTCGCTATGTGGTGACGCTGTCGGTCGACCAGGTGATTTTCCGCGAGCCGATCCATGTCGGCGAGCTGGTGACCTTCCTCGCTTCGGTCAACTACACCGGCAACACCTCGATGGAAGTGGGCATCAAGGTGGTGACCGAGAACATCCGCGAACGCTCGGTGCGCCATACCAACAGCTGCTTCTTCACCATGGTGGCCGTGGACGACCAGCGCAAACCCGCCGCCGTACCGCCGCTGCAGCCGCAGAACAGCGAAGACAAGCGCCGGTTTGTGCAGGCCCAGCAGCGTCGGCAGATTCGCCAGGAGCTGGAAAAGCGCTACCAGGAAATCAAGGCAGACGGGCCGTAA
- the pdxY gene encoding pyridoxal kinase PdxY, producing MKRTPHLLAIQSHVVFGHAGNSAAVFPMQRVGVNVWPLNTVQFSNHTQYGQWAGEVLAPQQIPALVEGIAAIGELGNCDAVLSGYLGSADQGRAILTGVARIKAINPKALYLCDPVMGHPEKGCIVPQEVSDFLLDEAAAMADFLCPNQLELDSFAGRKPQSLFDCLGMAKALLARGPKAVLVKHLDYPGKLPDGFEMLLVTAEGSWHLRRPLLAFPRQPVGVGDLTSGLFLARVLLGDSLVAAFEFTAAAVHEVLLETQACASYELELVRAQDRIAHPRVRFEATPIEL from the coding sequence ATGAAACGCACACCTCATCTGCTTGCGATCCAGTCTCATGTGGTCTTTGGCCACGCCGGAAACAGCGCCGCTGTGTTCCCCATGCAGCGGGTCGGGGTGAACGTCTGGCCGCTGAATACGGTGCAGTTTTCCAACCACACTCAGTATGGCCAGTGGGCGGGCGAAGTGTTGGCGCCGCAGCAAATTCCGGCGCTGGTGGAAGGCATTGCCGCGATTGGTGAGCTGGGCAACTGCGATGCGGTGCTGTCCGGCTACCTCGGCAGTGCCGACCAGGGCCGTGCGATTTTGACCGGCGTGGCGCGGATCAAGGCGATCAACCCCAAGGCCCTGTACCTGTGCGACCCGGTGATGGGCCACCCGGAAAAGGGCTGCATCGTGCCCCAGGAAGTCAGCGATTTCCTGCTGGATGAGGCGGCGGCAATGGCGGATTTCCTCTGCCCCAACCAACTGGAGCTGGACAGCTTTGCCGGGCGCAAGCCGCAGTCGCTGTTCGATTGCCTGGGCATGGCCAAGGCGCTGCTGGCCCGTGGGCCGAAGGCGGTTTTGGTCAAGCACCTGGATTATCCCGGCAAGCTGCCGGATGGCTTTGAGATGTTGCTGGTCACCGCCGAAGGCAGCTGGCACCTGCGCCGCCCGCTGCTGGCGTTCCCACGTCAGCCGGTGGGCGTGGGCGACCTGACATCAGGGCTGTTCCTGGCGCGGGTACTGTTGGGCGACAGCCTGGTGGCGGCGTTCGAATTTACGGCGGCGGCGGTGCATGAAGTGCTGCTGGAGACCCAGGCCTGCGCCAGTTACGAGCTGGAGCTGGTGCGGGCTCAGGATCGTATCGCCCATCCGCGCGTGCGCTTTGAGGCCACGCCGATCGAACTATAA
- a CDS encoding DUF3301 domain-containing protein yields MLTLGNIFVLMLLATGAAWVWHNHGLRERALERVKQHCAKLDIELLDGAVALKRIGFVKDANGRRRLARIYNFEFTVTGEARHPGTITQFGAHSAQIELAPYPFEIKTPLPSAEVIELSQWRQDHASKNRH; encoded by the coding sequence ATGCTGACCCTGGGAAACATCTTCGTGTTGATGCTGCTGGCGACCGGTGCCGCCTGGGTGTGGCACAACCACGGCCTGCGCGAGCGGGCGCTGGAGCGGGTCAAGCAGCATTGCGCCAAGCTTGATATCGAACTGCTCGATGGCGCGGTGGCGTTGAAGCGCATCGGTTTCGTGAAGGATGCCAATGGCCGGCGGCGCCTGGCACGCATTTATAACTTTGAGTTCACCGTGACCGGCGAAGCCCGCCATCCGGGGACCATCACCCAGTTTGGCGCCCACAGCGCGCAAATCGAGCTGGCGCCCTACCCGTTCGAGATCAAGACGCCGCTGCCCAGCGCTGAGGTGATCGAGCTAAGCCAGTGGCGCCAGGACCACGCGAGCAAGAACCGTCACTGA
- a CDS encoding CobW family GTP-binding protein, giving the protein MLQNIPTHVIAGPLGAGKTSLIKHLLAQRPANERWAVLINEFGQIGLDAALLTQDDDGIALGEVAGGCLCCVNGAPFQVGLGRLLRKAKPDRLFIEPSGLGHPAQLLKQLRQAPWQDVLAVQPCVLVIDAQALAAGKPLPEAQRETLASAGLLVLNKDETLDAAQRQAIEQQLPDCPLYWTRQAQLPLDQLPDLNARGRAAVDNFDVPKGVAQMPAIWTDPAVPICLSQVQEGGWSIGWRWHPSQQFDTTRLQSWLTRLEWRRAKLVIHSTAGWASANAVDNSPLAWQPSEWRRDSRIELIFSQPQDVAELQSSLAACRQ; this is encoded by the coding sequence ATGCTGCAGAACATTCCCACCCACGTGATTGCCGGGCCTTTGGGCGCCGGCAAGACCAGCCTGATCAAACACCTGCTCGCCCAACGCCCGGCCAACGAGCGTTGGGCGGTGTTGATCAACGAGTTCGGGCAGATCGGCCTGGACGCGGCCTTGCTCACCCAGGATGACGACGGCATTGCCCTGGGCGAGGTGGCCGGCGGCTGTTTGTGTTGTGTGAATGGCGCACCCTTCCAGGTAGGCCTGGGCCGCTTGTTGCGTAAGGCCAAGCCGGACCGGTTGTTTATCGAGCCCTCCGGTCTGGGCCACCCGGCGCAATTGCTCAAGCAACTGCGGCAGGCGCCGTGGCAAGACGTGCTGGCGGTTCAGCCGTGCGTGCTGGTGATCGATGCCCAGGCGCTGGCAGCGGGTAAACCCTTGCCAGAGGCGCAACGTGAAACCCTGGCCAGCGCCGGGCTGCTGGTATTGAACAAGGATGAGACGCTGGATGCCGCGCAACGCCAGGCTATCGAACAGCAGCTACCCGACTGCCCGCTCTATTGGACGCGCCAGGCGCAGCTGCCGCTCGACCAATTGCCCGACCTGAATGCGCGAGGCCGTGCTGCTGTGGATAACTTCGATGTGCCCAAAGGCGTGGCGCAGATGCCGGCAATCTGGACCGATCCGGCCGTGCCAATCTGCCTCAGCCAGGTTCAAGAAGGTGGCTGGAGCATCGGCTGGCGCTGGCACCCAAGCCAGCAATTCGATACAACGCGCCTGCAAAGCTGGCTGACACGCCTTGAATGGCGCCGCGCCAAGCTGGTTATCCACAGCACCGCAGGCTGGGCCAGCGCCAACGCTGTGGATAACAGCCCGCTCGCCTGGCAACCCAGCGAATGGCGCCGTGATTCACGTATTGAATTGATCTTCAGCCAGCCACAGGACGTGGCTGAATTGCAAAGCTCACTCGCCGCCTGCCGTCAGTGA
- a CDS encoding DUF1826 domain-containing protein — MLAPVISLRPVIRQTRGETPLALADILEDGVNLAVWQRQLPLHIAEFGALLVALDEPLADSMVIELNDEDTTPNLQGLASSCRDLEGYDGFVADVSWLVSAFACLLGARRIGVRLRLLDKAMCPRFHVDHVPVRLITTYAGIGSQWLREGVMDRRTLGQPDAEPIERIEQILCGEVAMLKGTKWHGNEAHGLIHRSPALKNDERRLILTLDWLA; from the coding sequence ATGCTGGCCCCGGTTATCTCGTTGCGTCCTGTGATACGCCAGACACGTGGTGAAACCCCGCTGGCACTGGCTGACATCCTTGAGGACGGTGTGAATTTGGCGGTCTGGCAGCGCCAACTGCCGCTGCACATCGCCGAATTTGGTGCCTTGCTGGTGGCGCTTGACGAGCCGCTCGCCGACTCCATGGTGATTGAACTCAACGACGAAGACACAACACCGAACTTGCAGGGTTTGGCATCCAGTTGCCGCGATCTTGAAGGCTACGACGGCTTTGTCGCCGATGTTTCATGGCTGGTCAGCGCATTTGCCTGTTTACTCGGTGCAAGGCGCATTGGTGTGCGCTTGCGGCTGCTGGACAAGGCCATGTGCCCGCGTTTTCACGTCGACCACGTGCCGGTTCGTCTGATCACCACCTACGCCGGCATCGGCAGTCAGTGGTTGCGCGAAGGCGTGATGGACCGCCGCACGCTCGGCCAGCCGGACGCCGAGCCAATCGAGCGCATCGAGCAAATCCTCTGCGGCGAAGTGGCCATGCTCAAGGGCACCAAATGGCATGGCAACGAAGCCCACGGCCTGATTCACCGCTCGCCCGCGCTTAAGAACGATGAGCGGCGCTTGATCCTGACGCTGGATTGGCTGGCATAA
- the zigA gene encoding zinc metallochaperone GTPase ZigA yields MPNRLPVTVLSGFLGAGKSTLLNYVLRNRENLRVAVIVNDMSEINIDGSEVQRDVTLNRSEEKLVEMSNGCICCTLREDLLEEVGKLAKEGRFDYLLIESTGISEPLPVAETFTFRDENEQSLADIARLDTMVTVVDGMNFLLDYQAAESLASRGETLGEEDERSITDLLIEQIEFADVILISKIDLISSREREELMAILERLNAQAEIIPMVMGEVPLNKILNTGRFDFERAAQAPGWLQELRGEHVPETEEYGIASTAYRARRPFHPQRFFDFIDRPWVNGKLLRSKGFFWLASKHQDAGSWSQAGGLMRHGFAGRWWRFVPKSQWPQDEESVAAIMGNWQLSTGDCRQELVFIGQNIDFSQMRAELDSCLLTDEEMALGVEGWRQLADPFGPWFEQVA; encoded by the coding sequence GCAACCGCGAAAACCTGCGGGTGGCGGTGATCGTCAATGACATGAGCGAAATCAACATCGACGGCAGCGAGGTGCAGCGCGACGTCACCCTCAACCGCTCCGAAGAAAAACTGGTGGAGATGAGCAACGGCTGCATCTGCTGCACCTTGCGTGAAGACTTGCTGGAAGAAGTCGGTAAACTCGCCAAGGAAGGTCGGTTCGATTACCTGTTGATTGAATCCACCGGCATTTCCGAGCCATTGCCCGTGGCCGAAACCTTCACCTTTCGCGATGAAAACGAGCAAAGCCTGGCGGACATTGCGCGCCTGGACACCATGGTCACCGTGGTCGACGGCATGAACTTCCTGCTCGACTACCAGGCCGCCGAAAGCCTGGCCTCACGCGGCGAAACCCTGGGCGAAGAGGACGAACGCTCGATCACCGATCTGCTGATCGAGCAGATCGAGTTTGCCGACGTGATCCTGATCAGCAAAATCGACCTGATCAGCAGCCGCGAGCGCGAGGAACTGATGGCGATCCTCGAACGCCTCAACGCCCAGGCCGAAATCATCCCGATGGTCATGGGCGAAGTGCCGCTGAACAAGATCCTCAACACCGGGCGCTTCGACTTCGAACGCGCGGCCCAGGCGCCGGGCTGGTTGCAGGAACTGCGCGGAGAACATGTGCCGGAAACCGAAGAGTACGGCATCGCTTCCACGGCTTACCGCGCGCGCCGCCCGTTTCATCCACAGCGTTTTTTCGACTTCATCGACCGCCCGTGGGTAAACGGCAAACTGCTGCGCTCCAAAGGCTTTTTCTGGCTGGCCAGCAAGCATCAAGATGCGGGCAGTTGGTCCCAGGCGGGCGGGCTGATGCGCCATGGTTTTGCCGGGCGCTGGTGGCGTTTTGTGCCGAAAAGCCAGTGGCCGCAGGATGAAGAAAGTGTGGCGGCAATCATGGGCAACTGGCAGCTGAGCACGGGTGACTGCCGCCAGGAACTGGTGTTTATCGGGCAAAATATCGACTTCAGCCAGATGCGCGCCGAGCTGGACTCTTGCTTGCTCACCGACGAAGAAATGGCCCTGGGCGTCGAAGGTTGGCGCCAGTTGGCTGACCCGTTTGGCCCTTGGTTCGAGCAGGTAGCCTGA